From a region of the Zingiber officinale cultivar Zhangliang chromosome 4B, Zo_v1.1, whole genome shotgun sequence genome:
- the LOC121974956 gene encoding protein TIC 21, chloroplastic-like codes for MQAAALSAAFLHHLPVSFSLPTLPHLRGNQSSTTCLFPRCSNLSSSFGKILFSSHFDFLSFSWSISPIRDPKRQVWANAASGSPSDQDSEKEKLAQVSKRLEDTARYFKRLGSIGFWGQLLCTIVSAVILSFSTVVTGKIATPVTFYPTAGAIAVAFISVFWFFGYIRLSEKLQRTANEPSKAPPRAEVVKNLKNGIVLNVLGMGAAILGMQATIGLLVAKALTTLSVPYYQGIAPGKNVVLAMDVFLVQSSSKTVLSHLLGLVLSLELLRSVTVPHLEAVPIPRAL; via the exons ATGCAGGCTGCAGCTCTCTCCGCTGCCTTTCTGCATCACCTTCCGGTGTCATTCTCTCTTCCGACCCTCCCTCACCTCCGTGGAAACCAAAGCTCCACCACCTGTCTGTTCCCCCGCTGCTCAAATCTCTCATCTTCCTTTGGCAAGATCCTCTTCTCTTCCCATTTCGatttcctctccttttcttggtCCATATCTCCGATCCGTGATCCTAAGCGCCAGGTTTGGGCGAATGCGGCTTCGGGGTCGCCTTCTGATCAAgattccgagaaggagaagctcgcGCAG GTCTCCAAGAGATTAGAAGACACTGCCAGATATTTCAAGCGTTTGGGAAGTATCGGATTCTGGGGCCAGCTATTATGCACCATTGTTTCTGCTGTTATTTTATCATTTTCCACAGTTGTGACAGGGAAGATAGCTACACCAGTGACCTTTTATCCTACTGCTGGTGCAATTGCAGTTGCATTTATTTCGGTGTTCTGGTTTTTTGGTTATATACGACTATCAGAAAAGCTTCAAAGAACAGCTAATGAACCTTCAAAG GCTCCTCCACGTGCTGAAGTGGTAAAAAATCTGAAAAATGGTATAGTGCTTAATGTTTTGGGAATGGGTGCTGCAATTCTTGGTATGCAAGCGACTATTGGGTTATTGGTTGCTAAGGCCCTCACTACCCTATCAGTTCCTTATTACCAGGGAATAGCCCCTGGCAAGAATGTAGTGCTGGCCATGGATGTGTTCTTAGTACAG TCTTCAAGCAAAACAGTCCTTTCACATCTCTTGGGGCTGGTTTTGTCACTAGAGCTGTTGCGATCAGTCACAGTGCCACATTTGGAAGCTGTTCCTATTCCCAGAGCTCTATAG